Proteins from one Procambarus clarkii isolate CNS0578487 chromosome 40, FALCON_Pclarkii_2.0, whole genome shotgun sequence genomic window:
- the LOC138372994 gene encoding uncharacterized protein — protein sequence MIREQDELHGGAIVVLREQDELHGGAIVMIREQDELHGGAIVVLREQDELHGGAIVMIREQDELHGGAIVVIREQDELHGGAIVVLREQDELHGGAIVVLREQDELHGGAIVVIREQDELHGGAIVVLREQDELHGGAIVVLREQDELHGGAIVMIREQDELHGGAIVMIREQDELHGGAIVVLREQDELHGGAIVMIREQDELHGGAIVVIREQDELHGGAIVVLREQDELHGGAIVVLREQDELHGGAIVVLRE from the coding sequence ATGATACGGGAGCAAGATGAACTACATGGTGGCGCCATTGTTGTGTTACGGGAGCAAGATGAACTACATGGTGGCGCCATTGTTATGATACGGGAGCAAGATGAACTACATGGTGGCGCCATTGTTGTGTTACGGGAGCAAGATGAACTACATGGTGGCGCCATTGTTATGATACGGGAGCAAGATGAACTACATGGTGGCGCCATTGTTGTGATACGGGAGCAAGATGAACTACATGGTGGCGCCATTGTTGTGTTACGGGAGCAAGATGAACTACATGGTGGCGCCATTGTTGTGTTACGGGAGCAAGATGAACTACATGGTGGTGCCATTGTTGTGATACGGGAGCAAGATGAACTACATGGTGGCGCCATTGTTGTGTTACGGGAGCAAGATGAACTACATGGTGGCGCCATTGTTGTGTTACGGGAGCAAGATGAACTACATGGTGGTGCCATTGTTATGATACGGGAGCAAGATGAACTACATGGTGGCGCCATTGTTATGATACGGGAGCAAGATGAACTACATGGTGGCGCCATTGTTGTGTTACGGGAGCAAGATGAACTACATGGTGGCGCCATTGTTATGATACGGGAGCAAGATGAACTACATGGTGGCGCCATTGTTGTGATACGGGAGCAAGACGAACTACATGGTGGCGCCATTGTTGTGTTACGGGAGCAAGATGAACTACATGGTGGCGCCATTGTTGTGTTACGGGAGCAAGATGAACTACATGGTGGTGCCATTGTTGTGTTACGGGAGTAG